The Methanobrevibacter sp. TLL-48-HuF1 genomic sequence TTTTGAAAAGTAAAAAATAAGTTACATCAGAATTTAAAAAAAAGAAGAAAAAAGATTAAACAATAGAATTAAAGGCTTTTTCAATAGCTTCTTTTTGATTCATTGCCCTGCAAGCCTCTTCAACCCTGTCAACATCTGCTTTTGTTTCAGGATATCTTGGAACTGCATGACATCCCCCATCATCCAATTTAGAAATTTCAAAAGTTCCGATATCTTCAGCTATTCTGGTAATCTCCAATTTATCCAGACCTATTAACGGACTTAAAATAGGCATGCCAACACCATGACGGGTAGCTAATATATTAGACAGTGTCTGTGAAGCAACCTGGCCTACACTGCTTCCGTCTACAATAGCAAGTGCACCGTATTTATGAGCTAATTTCTCAGCTATCTGATACATTCCTGATTTGCATAAAACACAGGTCATTTTCTCAGGAGCGCAATCCTTAGCCTGCTGCAAATACTCACCATATTTAACAACTTTTTTTGTAATGGGAACTCCTTTTGCATAGCTTTGAAGCTGATCAATTATTTTATCAAAGTTTTCATGAACTTTAGGACCTGTAAATGGAGCATTGTCACAGTGAAGTGCTATAACCTCACAGCCTCTTTTCATCATAAGATAAGCAGCCACCGGAGAATCAATACCGCTGGAAACCAAAACAACTACCTTTCCCTGTGTTCCCAGTGGAAGGCCTCCTGGACCTTCAATTTTTTCATGGTAAATAAAAGCTTCATCATCCCTTACTTCAACATATATTTTAAGTTCAGGATTTGTTAAATCAACAGGACATCCCACTTTTTTAACAACTACAGAACCGCAAAATGCAGCCATTTCCTGAGATGTGAAATCATGGGTTCCAACCCTTCTGCATTTTATGGCAAATCTGGTATCTTCACCTATAAATCCTTCACGAAGAAGACCGTCCACATATTCACCTAATGTTTTTTCAATATCTTCATAGTTCCCATATGTTGAAACAGCCGGAGAGTAAGATACAACACCAAATACCTTATTTAAATTTTCTAAACACTCGTCATAGTTTTTTGGAAAGATATATATTCTTCCCTGGTTTCTGTCAACTTCACAGTCAATAGCTGCTTTAATATTTTTAACTAATTTACGCTCAAAACGTGCCCTTACTTTTGAACTCTTTAAACCAATTTCACCATAACGTGCTATAACTACATCATAATTCATATTATTCCTCTTTTAATACTTTAAGGTGTCCAGCCATAAATTTAAGAGTGGATCCCTGTACCAGTACTGAAATACAAGTAACAACCATTACAATATCAAATATCAGCTGTGCATTATAAATACCATGTACCAACGGATAAAATGCAAATACAATAGGCACTGCCCCTTTAATTCCTGCCCATGAAACAAATGCCTTTGAAGGTCTGTCTATATCAAATGGAGCTAAAGATATTAATACTGCAATTGGTCTTGCCACAAATGTCAGTATCATTGCAATCCATATTGCCGGAATCAGAACAGGTATAAGTTCCTTTATTGATGAAAATGCACCAAGCAATACAAACATTACAATTTGCATAATCCATGCAATACCTTCGAAAAATGATAATTGCGTATATTTATATTTGATTTTGCAGTTACCAATTATTACTGCTGCAAGATATACTGACAGGAATCCGTTTCCCCCAACAACTTCAGTAGCTGCAAAAGAAAGAATAGCTGCTGACAACAGCAATACAGGATACAATCCTTCAACACTTAATTTAATTCTTGCAAGTAATTTTGAAAATCCTTTACCTAAAATTGCACCCATTACTAATCCTAAAGCTAATGATTTAAAGAAATTAAATACCAAAAGCAGTATGGAAGTTTCAGGATGCATTATCAAATAAATTACTGATGTTACAAGTATATACGCCATCGGATCGTTTGTAGCACTTTCCAGCTCAAGCATATGGTCCAAATTATCTTTAATATGTAACTTTTGTGTTTTGAAAATTGAAAACACTGCCGCTGCATCTGTAGAAGATATAATTGAACCTATTAAAAATGAATCCAGCCATCCCAAACCGAATAACAGATGAACAAGTATTCCTACAACCATTGCAGTAATAAAAACCCCTATGGTAGATAAGGAGATTCCTTCCCAGGTTACCCGTTTAATGTTGGCAAGTTCAGTATCCAGACCTCCCGAAAACATAATAATAATCAGGGCAAATATACTTATCGATTGAATCAGGTTATAATCCGCTATTGATGAGGATATAAATTGATTAGTGTCTAAAATTAAACCTACAATTAAAAAAATCAATAATGCCGGAACACCGATTTTAGCTGTGAATTTACTTAACAATACACAGACTAAAAGTAAAAATCCTATAAACAACAGTACTAAATGAACATCAAACATACATATCAAATTATTTTAAAAAAATTCAGATTTATATCGCCGCTGCTAAAAATATAACAGCTCATATAAATCTTTAATTTTAACATTTATAAGCATTATTGTTAAAGACCCTATTTAATTAAATAAGGTCAATAGCAGTATCTAATGCTTCATTCATATTTTCACATTGAGGTCCTGCTCCCTGAGCAAGAGTTAGACGGCCGCCACCGCCGCCACCAAGAACATTTGCAGCTTTTTTAATTATTTCATTTACTTTAATGCCTGCATCAATAGCCCTCTGGGAAGCTGCACCAACGATTTTACCGTCATTGTTACCCATTAAAACAACATCAGCCTTGTCATTGTCTGTAAAGTCAGTTGCAATTTTTTGAAGCTCTTTAAAATCAGCATCAATTAACTGTTTAACAACTTTAAGACCTTTGATTTCACTAACATCATCAGCTAATGAATTCATTTTTAAACTGGCTATTTCAGACTTTAACTTGTCAATTTCATTTTTCTGTGCTTTCCATTCCAAAAAGAATCTGTCACATGTTTTTGGAAGCTGATCATTATCAACCTTAAAGATTCTTGAACTTTCACGAAGCAGTTTATTTTCATTTTGAATGGAATCAACTGCAGCTGTACCTGCTGAGAAATCAATCCTTTCAACACCGTCCTGAACCCTTTCGGTTTTATTGATTTTAATTGGACCTATATCTCCAGTTCTTAAAACATGAGTTCCTGCACAGGCCTGAACATCAATACCTGGTATTTTAACAACACGAATTGACTTGCCCGGTACAATACCGCCCTGATAAAGTTTAAATCCATATAACGATTCTGCTTCATCTCTTGTATAAAATTTAATATCCAACTCAATGTTGTCCATTACATATTCATTAGCTAATTTCTCAATTTCATTAAGTTCCTCTTGAGAAATACGTTTATAATGAGATAAATCTATACGTGATCTGGATACTCCTTTTTGAGCACCAGCCTGCCAGATATGTTCTCCCAAGATTTTACGGGCAGCTGCTACAATCAGGTGAGTTGCTGAGTGATGGCGGGCTAAAGTTATTCTTCTGTTCCAGTCAATTTTACCTTCAACTTTTTTACCGACAAATTTATCTAAATCAATGTCACCATCTACATGATGCAATACCACATCGTTGACTTTTTCAGCATAATTGATATTGATTACATTACCGTCAACAGAAATTGTACCTGTATCAGAAGGCTGACCTCCACCTTCAGGATAAAATACTGTTTTATCAAATACCAGTGTGTTTTTACCGTCTTTTTCAACTACTCCTAAAACTTCTGCTTCAAATTCTTTCTGATTAAAATCTTTGTAGAACAGTAAATCAGTTTCAGGATAATCAATTTCAAAAGATTCCTTTTTATTGGAGGTGTCTTTTTCATGTGCTCCTGCTACAAGAGTAAAGAAATTATCAGGAACATTTACAGTGAAATTATCTCCAGCTATTTCAACAACTGTTTCCGGAGGAATTCCATGAGCATCATATAAATCCATTAACATGTCCAAAGGCATTTCAGTTTTACCTTCTTTTTTAAGTCTTTTAATGGATCTTTTAACAATACTGGTTCCTTTTTTAATAGTAGATTTATATCTTTCCTCTTCAAGAGAAATAATGTTCATGATATGATTTTCAGAATCTTTAATTTCAGGATAAAATTTAGTTAAAAATTCAAGCTGAATTCCCATAACCTCTGCCAAAGACTCTTTCATGTTTAATTCTTTCATGAAACGGACAGTTCTTCTTAAAACTAAACGGGCCAAATAACCTTCTTTTACATTTGAAGGAATAATACCGTCAGCCAGCATGAAAGCAAGACAGCGGGTATGGTCTGCAATAATATAAATTGCTTCCATAGGTTCGGCAGATTCTAAAAGTTCATCTAAAGTAATGCCCAAACTATTAGCTACCTGTTGACGAAGCTCTTTAATATCTCCAATATCCTCAATATCCATCATACCAGCTATCTGAGCATTGCGGGCCAAAATCTCAGTATTGACTTTAACATCAGTCAACTCTTTTAATTTATCAACTACCGGAGCGAAACATGCATCATAAGCAGTAGGAGTTCCCTGAGAAATCCAGGCGATTCTTTCCAAACCGTAACCGGTATCTACAACTTTAATTGGAATTTCTTCTTTTTCACCATTGTCTAAAGTTTTATATTGGATGAAAACCAAAGTAGCTAATTCTACACCACGGACACAAACTTCATAACAAGGTCCTTCATTACCTCCTCCGCTCCACCATGATTTGATAAAGCAGATTTCCTCAGTGCTGATTCCGATATATTTGAAGAACTCATGACAAAGTCTTATTGTTTCATCTTCCCAGTAAATAAAATTTTCTTCAGTATTTATTACAGTATGGGATCCCATTGTAAAACAGGTCATGTGTCTGCCGGTTCTTCCGACATTATCAACATCATTTAAACGAACAGAAGGCTGTTCAATTTCTAAAGGATTTGCTGGAGGTTTAACCATACCGGAAGTAACCCATGGCTGGAAACAGAATATAGAAGCTCCAACTAAAAATACATCATCTCTCCATCTTTTAGCTAAAATAGGATATCTCTTAATAGGAGTATGTCCCTCTTTTTCTAAAAATTCTCTGAAAACTTGTTGAATTTCATATAAAGTATAAGGTTTATCAGTTGCAGGATTTCCAATAAATTCATATTCATCACATGGAGCATCCCCACAGGTATCCCTGTCAACTTGTGCGTAAAATTCATGTCCACAAGTTTTACATTTTTGTTTTTTATAACCAAGTTTATCGAATATTTCAAGCATTTCAATCAATTTAAAATCTATTTATTATAATTTACTATTTGTTTTTAATATAATAAATATATTTTTAGAAAAAGTAATTACATTAATAAGTGCTTAAAATAAGTGTTAAGTTGAAAATAAGTTTTAATTAATAAAAATAGTAGTTAATAAAAAAGAAAAGAAAAAGATAGAAAAAATCTATCCGAATAAAGCTCCTAAACCAGCTGCTGCTGCTTCTTCAGCTTCTTCTTCCTCTTCCTCTTCCTCTTCCTCTTCTTCTACAGCTGCTTCAGCTGCTGCTGGAGCTGCTGCTGCAGGAGCTGCTGCCATAGCAGTAGTTTCCATTGCTTCATCAATGTCAACATCTTCTAAAGCTGCGATTAATGCTTTAATTCTAGCATCGTCAGCGTCAATTCCTGCTGCTTCTATAATACTTTTAACATTTTCTTCGTTAATATCTTTATCTGCACTGTGCAAAATCATTGCCGCATATATATATTCCATGTTATCACCATTAGTTTTATAATCTAATTTGTAAGGTTTATAATAATAAAAAATTTTAATTAATTATTTTAACCGAAGAGAGCCCCTAACCCAGCTGCTGCTTCTTCTTCTGCATCTTCTTCCTCTTCTTCTTCCTCTTCTTCCTCAACAGTTTCTTCAACAGCAGGAGCTGCTGCAACTGCTACATTAGAAAGTTTTTCAGCTAATTCATCATCTAAAGCACCTTCAGTACCTGATACTTCAGATGCTAAAGCTAACATTTTAGCTTGTGCGAGACCAATTATTGGCTCTGAGGTTTCAGAAGTCATTATTGCTGCATCAACACCAACATTGATTGCTCTGGTGTAAGCAAGAGTAATGATTGTGGAAATAGTTTCCTCTGTAGGAATAGCTGCATTAACAGACAAGTTGAATGCACTTTTAAATGCATTTTGAACATCTGCTAAAGTTTGTTCTTCGTCGATTGCGAGTACTTCAGAAGTATAAATTGCTTCTTCTTCGTATACTGCTCTTAAATCAATCCCAACTTCCATAGGATTAATATCCATTCTTGATAAAGTACTTGCAACAGCAGCAGATACTTCTTCACCTGCTTCTACAAGAACTGTTTCTTTAGAAACAACAATTTTACCTTTATCAATTTTAGCTGGAATTCCAACTTGTTGTAATTCACCGAGGAATGGACCTGGTTCAAAACCTGTGTCTCCTTCAGGTATAACAATATCATCAGTAGCAATAGCGCCCGGTTTAGCAGGAGCTGAAGTTTTACTGTCTTCTAATATTTTATACAATTTGAAAGGATTCATTTCAGTTGCGATAACTGCAACTTGACCTTCCATATGCTCTGATAAATCAACAATGTTGTTTTTACTAGCATTACAATCTTCGAGAGCTAAATCAATAAGATTCTTTTTTGACATTCTGATGACAGCTTTGTTATGAAGAGATTTCCTCATTTCTTGGAGCTGTTTTGCTGGAATGTTTAATAAATCAACAATTCCGATAACATCATATTTATCAATTAAAGATTTGAGCTCATTAACTTCTTCTTTTTTCCATTCAGCAACATGAGCCATTAGATCACCCTCACTATTGGACCCATAGTTGTTTTAATAAACATGGATTTAATTTGATTTCTTCCTTTATCTAAATGGCGGTCTAAGACTGTAAGAACAGTTTCAATATTTTCAGCTAAATCTTCATCTGACATATCTTGGCTTCCAACAATAATCTGAATAGCAGGTTGTTGTTTGATACCAACTTTAACTGTGCTTTGTAATCTTTCTAAAAGAGGATCTAATTTGATACTAGCTGGCACTGGTTTTGGCATTTTATTACGAGGACCAAGAATTGGACCTAAAAATCTACCAACAAGTGGCATCATATCAGCTTGAGCTATAAAGAAATCAACAGAGTTTGCTG encodes the following:
- the thiI gene encoding tRNA uracil 4-sulfurtransferase ThiI; the protein is MNYDVVIARYGEIGLKSSKVRARFERKLVKNIKAAIDCEVDRNQGRIYIFPKNYDECLENLNKVFGVVSYSPAVSTYGNYEDIEKTLGEYVDGLLREGFIGEDTRFAIKCRRVGTHDFTSQEMAAFCGSVVVKKVGCPVDLTNPELKIYVEVRDDEAFIYHEKIEGPGGLPLGTQGKVVVLVSSGIDSPVAAYLMMKRGCEVIALHCDNAPFTGPKVHENFDKIIDQLQSYAKGVPITKKVVKYGEYLQQAKDCAPEKMTCVLCKSGMYQIAEKLAHKYGALAIVDGSSVGQVASQTLSNILATRHGVGMPILSPLIGLDKLEITRIAEDIGTFEISKLDDGGCHAVPRYPETKADVDRVEEACRAMNQKEAIEKAFNSIV
- a CDS encoding potassium/proton antiporter — translated: MFDVHLVLLFIGFLLLVCVLLSKFTAKIGVPALLIFLIVGLILDTNQFISSSIADYNLIQSISIFALIIIMFSGGLDTELANIKRVTWEGISLSTIGVFITAMVVGILVHLLFGLGWLDSFLIGSIISSTDAAAVFSIFKTQKLHIKDNLDHMLELESATNDPMAYILVTSVIYLIMHPETSILLLVFNFFKSLALGLVMGAILGKGFSKLLARIKLSVEGLYPVLLLSAAILSFAATEVVGGNGFLSVYLAAVIIGNCKIKYKYTQLSFFEGIAWIMQIVMFVLLGAFSSIKELIPVLIPAIWIAMILTFVARPIAVLISLAPFDIDRPSKAFVSWAGIKGAVPIVFAFYPLVHGIYNAQLIFDIVMVVTCISVLVQGSTLKFMAGHLKVLKEE
- the alaS gene encoding alanine--tRNA ligase yields the protein MLEIFDKLGYKKQKCKTCGHEFYAQVDRDTCGDAPCDEYEFIGNPATDKPYTLYEIQQVFREFLEKEGHTPIKRYPILAKRWRDDVFLVGASIFCFQPWVTSGMVKPPANPLEIEQPSVRLNDVDNVGRTGRHMTCFTMGSHTVINTEENFIYWEDETIRLCHEFFKYIGISTEEICFIKSWWSGGGNEGPCYEVCVRGVELATLVFIQYKTLDNGEKEEIPIKVVDTGYGLERIAWISQGTPTAYDACFAPVVDKLKELTDVKVNTEILARNAQIAGMMDIEDIGDIKELRQQVANSLGITLDELLESAEPMEAIYIIADHTRCLAFMLADGIIPSNVKEGYLARLVLRRTVRFMKELNMKESLAEVMGIQLEFLTKFYPEIKDSENHIMNIISLEEERYKSTIKKGTSIVKRSIKRLKKEGKTEMPLDMLMDLYDAHGIPPETVVEIAGDNFTVNVPDNFFTLVAGAHEKDTSNKKESFEIDYPETDLLFYKDFNQKEFEAEVLGVVEKDGKNTLVFDKTVFYPEGGGQPSDTGTISVDGNVININYAEKVNDVVLHHVDGDIDLDKFVGKKVEGKIDWNRRITLARHHSATHLIVAAARKILGEHIWQAGAQKGVSRSRIDLSHYKRISQEELNEIEKLANEYVMDNIELDIKFYTRDEAESLYGFKLYQGGIVPGKSIRVVKIPGIDVQACAGTHVLRTGDIGPIKINKTERVQDGVERIDFSAGTAAVDSIQNENKLLRESSRIFKVDNDQLPKTCDRFFLEWKAQKNEIDKLKSEIASLKMNSLADDVSEIKGLKVVKQLIDADFKELQKIATDFTDNDKADVVLMGNNDGKIVGAASQRAIDAGIKVNEIIKKAANVLGGGGGGRLTLAQGAGPQCENMNEALDTAIDLI
- the rpl12p gene encoding 50S ribosomal protein P1, which codes for MEYIYAAMILHSADKDINEENVKSIIEAAGIDADDARIKALIAALEDVDIDEAMETTAMAAAPAAAAPAAAEAAVEEEEEEEEEEEEAEEAAAAGLGALFG
- a CDS encoding 50S ribosomal protein L10, which gives rise to MAHVAEWKKEEVNELKSLIDKYDVIGIVDLLNIPAKQLQEMRKSLHNKAVIRMSKKNLIDLALEDCNASKNNIVDLSEHMEGQVAVIATEMNPFKLYKILEDSKTSAPAKPGAIATDDIVIPEGDTGFEPGPFLGELQQVGIPAKIDKGKIVVSKETVLVEAGEEVSAAVASTLSRMDINPMEVGIDLRAVYEEEAIYTSEVLAIDEEQTLADVQNAFKSAFNLSVNAAIPTEETISTIITLAYTRAINVGVDAAIMTSETSEPIIGLAQAKMLALASEVSGTEGALDDELAEKLSNVAVAAAPAVEETVEEEEEEEEEEDAEEEAAAGLGALFG
- a CDS encoding 50S ribosomal protein L1, giving the protein MNTYLFMGDNMTQEVLEAVKEAKEQSKPRNFTQSVDMIVNIRDLDVKKPENRFNEEVTLPNGRGKEVKIGVIADGELIVQAKDAGVALVINKADLEELGKDRKAAKKAANSVDFFIAQADMMPLVGRFLGPILGPRNKMPKPVPASIKLDPLLERLQSTVKVGIKQQPAIQIIVGSQDMSDEDLAENIETVLTVLDRHLDKGRNQIKSMFIKTTMGPIVRVI